In Gemmatimonadaceae bacterium, a single window of DNA contains:
- a CDS encoding PAS domain-containing protein yields the protein MPFSHRPAHAPPPTVTEVLEVADRLTPEQLDRAPYGLIQLDATGRILNYNAVESTLASLTRDEVIGRQFFTEIAPCTKVQEFYGRFKDGVIRESLDVSFQFHFAFKQHPRDVTVRLLYSKRSRTVWVLIADHEGKPIVDYSSNTSV from the coding sequence ATGCCTTTCTCACATCGTCCCGCACACGCCCCGCCCCCGACCGTCACCGAAGTGCTTGAGGTGGCTGATCGCCTGACGCCGGAGCAACTGGATCGCGCGCCCTATGGCTTGATCCAGCTGGATGCCACCGGTCGCATCCTCAACTACAACGCCGTCGAGTCGACCCTCGCGTCCCTCACCCGCGATGAGGTGATCGGTCGACAATTCTTCACGGAGATCGCGCCGTGCACGAAAGTCCAGGAGTTTTACGGACGGTTCAAGGACGGGGTCATTCGCGAGTCACTCGATGTGAGCTTTCAGTTTCACTTTGCGTTCAAGCAGCACCCGCGCGACGTCACCGTACGGTTGCTCTATTCCAAGCGCAGCCGCACGGTGTGGGTCCTCATCGCGGATCACGAGGGAAAGCCAATCGTCGACTATTCCAGTAACACCAGCGTTTGA
- a CDS encoding DHCW motif cupin fold protein — translation MHLTDIPFGTVTWDDVQATEHPGASGIAQWRTRHFGAVRVRMVEYSAGYVADHWCAKGHILLCLAGELQTELSDGRCVTLTPGMSYQVADEVEPHRSRSPLGARLFIVD, via the coding sequence ATGCACCTCACGGATATTCCATTCGGCACCGTCACCTGGGACGACGTCCAGGCAACCGAGCATCCGGGTGCATCGGGTATCGCACAGTGGCGCACGCGGCACTTTGGCGCCGTGCGGGTCAGGATGGTGGAGTATTCAGCCGGTTATGTGGCCGACCATTGGTGCGCGAAGGGGCATATTCTGCTCTGTCTCGCGGGCGAGTTGCAGACGGAGCTTTCGGACGGACGGTGCGTCACGCTGACCCCCGGGATGAGTTATCAGGTGGCGGACGAGGTCGAGCCGCATCGCTCGCGGTCACCGCTGGGCGCCCGGTTGTTCATCGTGGATTGA
- a CDS encoding serine hydrolase, which yields MRHVALRHTLHTALCLALTAVAVSAQPAKSGLTRLLETELSRFPARAGVYVKHLTTGEEATVNADDAFSSASIIKLTIMVRAFQLVDQQKLNLDERVQIRRADLRDGSGVLQYHDLGQTPTIRDLITEMVITSDNVATDLMVTKVGGVDSLNAWLRSSGFTHLSMVARGHVYRRKILALVNPAFDTLTAEETTGLQYAQQGDPLFDLYASLFTGERAKWVAMVRDPANKKILADGRYRLPVQDHAYWLGDMNPRETGRLLEAIERGTMTSAASAATMRTIMRRQQAGARRIPHFLDVPVAHKTGDSPVIANDVGMVYARSGTVIIAFFTNGITGSLGEEEDMIGRVSRQIIDYFDGPVGAPNRSPLR from the coding sequence ATGCGTCACGTCGCCCTTCGCCACACGCTGCACACCGCACTCTGCCTGGCGCTGACCGCTGTCGCAGTCTCGGCGCAACCAGCGAAGAGCGGGCTGACGCGACTGCTGGAAACGGAACTGTCCCGGTTTCCCGCGCGGGCCGGCGTGTACGTCAAGCACCTCACCACCGGCGAAGAGGCCACGGTCAACGCCGACGATGCGTTCAGCAGCGCCAGCATCATCAAGCTGACCATCATGGTGCGCGCGTTCCAATTGGTTGATCAGCAGAAACTCAACCTCGATGAACGGGTGCAGATCCGACGCGCCGATTTGCGTGACGGCTCGGGCGTCTTGCAGTACCATGACCTCGGGCAGACGCCAACCATCCGTGACTTGATCACCGAGATGGTGATCACCAGCGACAACGTCGCCACCGACTTGATGGTGACAAAGGTTGGTGGCGTGGACAGCCTGAACGCGTGGCTCAGGTCGTCGGGGTTTACGCACCTCAGCATGGTGGCGCGCGGGCATGTCTACCGTCGCAAGATCCTGGCGCTCGTCAACCCGGCGTTCGACACGCTCACCGCGGAAGAAACCACCGGACTGCAATACGCCCAGCAGGGCGACCCGCTGTTTGACCTGTACGCATCACTCTTCACCGGCGAGCGGGCCAAGTGGGTGGCGATGGTGCGTGATCCGGCCAACAAGAAGATTCTGGCGGACGGCCGGTATCGCCTGCCCGTGCAGGATCATGCCTACTGGCTGGGCGACATGAATCCGCGCGAAACTGGTCGGTTGCTGGAAGCCATCGAACGCGGAACGATGACCTCGGCGGCGAGTGCCGCCACGATGCGAACGATCATGCGGCGGCAGCAGGCCGGCGCACGTCGGATTCCGCATTTTCTGGACGTGCCGGTGGCCCACAAGACCGGCGACAGCCCGGTGATCGCGAACGATGTCGGCATGGTGTACGCACGATCGGGCACCGTGATCATCGCGTTCTTCACCAACGGCATCACCGGATCCCTCGGGGAAGAAGAAGACATGATCGGTCGCGTGTCGCGCCAGATCATTGACTATTTCGATGGGCCGGTGGGCGCGCCGAACCGTTCGCCGTTGCGCTGA
- a CDS encoding amidohydrolase family protein translates to MIRSAVTVAMATFMPSGSAVGRNAALKSTLPEAREGRLIDRPVPGVSGVVARTLAVLALLATVNVRTSAQQGPVTAFTGATLVDGTDGAPVANATLLVRDGRVLAAGAASRVAIPVGAQRTRLDGRVIIPGLINAHGHVNTPADLATYAAYGITTVFSLGGEPASVFAARAGQNTPALDRARVYLAGPVLTPATPAEARTQVADVAAQRVDIVKIRVDDNLGTTVKMSPDVYRAVIAEAHGRGLRVAVHVYYLADAMDVLAAGADYIAHSVRDEPVNAAFVGALKANGACYSPTLMREVSTFVYESTPSFFADSLFLAHANRQWMSTLQEPARQDAMRTSVSAQRYKAQLPVANRNLKMLSDAGIPIAMGTDTGPVGRFQGYFELMELEHMVDAGLTPRQAMAAATRDAARCMHIDRDVGTLETGKWADFVVLDASPLERISNVRRIRAVYVAGNLLPR, encoded by the coding sequence ATGATTCGCAGCGCCGTCACCGTCGCCATGGCGACGTTCATGCCAAGTGGCTCAGCCGTCGGCCGGAATGCCGCACTCAAGAGCACCCTGCCTGAGGCGCGTGAAGGCAGGCTCATCGACAGGCCGGTTCCGGGTGTTTCCGGCGTTGTGGCCCGCACTCTTGCCGTGCTCGCACTGCTCGCCACGGTCAACGTCAGGACCAGCGCACAGCAGGGACCGGTGACGGCGTTTACCGGTGCCACGCTCGTCGATGGCACCGATGGGGCGCCCGTGGCCAACGCGACGTTGTTGGTGCGCGATGGTCGCGTATTGGCGGCGGGGGCCGCATCGCGCGTGGCCATCCCAGTGGGCGCACAACGCACGCGACTTGATGGACGGGTGATCATTCCCGGGCTCATCAACGCGCACGGGCACGTGAATACTCCCGCCGACCTCGCCACCTACGCCGCCTATGGCATCACGACGGTGTTCTCGCTGGGTGGCGAACCCGCTTCGGTGTTCGCGGCGCGTGCCGGGCAGAATACGCCCGCACTCGATCGTGCGCGTGTGTATCTGGCGGGACCGGTGCTCACCCCCGCCACGCCGGCTGAAGCGCGCACGCAAGTGGCGGACGTCGCCGCGCAACGGGTGGACATTGTGAAAATCCGCGTGGACGACAATCTGGGAACGACGGTGAAGATGTCGCCCGATGTGTACCGCGCGGTGATTGCCGAAGCACACGGGCGCGGACTGCGCGTGGCGGTGCACGTGTACTATCTCGCCGATGCCATGGATGTGCTGGCGGCGGGCGCCGACTACATCGCGCACAGTGTGCGTGATGAGCCCGTGAATGCAGCATTCGTCGGCGCGCTGAAGGCGAATGGTGCCTGTTATTCGCCCACACTGATGCGCGAGGTTTCAACATTCGTTTACGAGTCGACACCGTCGTTCTTTGCCGACTCCCTGTTCCTCGCCCATGCCAACCGGCAGTGGATGTCTACGCTGCAGGAGCCGGCGCGTCAGGATGCCATGCGCACCAGTGTCAGCGCCCAGCGCTACAAGGCGCAGTTACCCGTCGCCAATCGCAACCTGAAAATGTTGTCGGATGCGGGAATACCCATCGCGATGGGCACCGATACCGGCCCGGTCGGGCGCTTTCAGGGCTACTTCGAACTCATGGAACTCGAACACATGGTGGACGCGGGACTCACGCCGCGTCAGGCGATGGCGGCGGCCACCCGCGACGCCGCGCGGTGCATGCACATCGATCGCGATGTCGGCACACTCGAGACCGGCAAGTGGGCCGACTTTGTGGTGCTGGATGCGTCCCCGCTGGAACGCATCAGCAATGTGCGTCGTATCCGGGCGGTGTATGTCGCCGGCAATCTGTTGCCACGCTAA
- a CDS encoding universal stress protein — protein MSTATSSQPYTFAAYHPAPQLVGPIVIASDTSPQSDAAFPAAQALAERTNSVVHVVSAVMPFAMPMYAFDTMPVPLETDLAVREGREGMLKAQQTRLISPTSNWPVMVRTGEPAREIVEFAQDHKARVIVVGRGRHAAIQRALGGETVLRLLQLGDTPVLAAEAKLTAAPRRVVIATDFSEFSLYAAQVALTLVASDAVIYLVHVAPPFSKADQGLQDRAIAYRNQALHGFSQLHEMLARNGFSVEDVLVEGNPSDELTKVIRDKDADLVVTATHGYGFLRRMILGSVAAELLRHAPCSVLCVPGSARTLAAARTRPSTTAHTHTFDMAVLDAELKAFSDRNTGRPCTVEIDSRDLGAQILGHSLPLVGATYDRATRLVSLMFGTSALTGQHLTHTIAEVSAVDTSTGGDGREQVLRLVHTDGQTLVLLE, from the coding sequence ATGTCTACCGCCACCAGCTCACAGCCCTACACGTTTGCCGCGTATCATCCGGCGCCGCAACTTGTCGGTCCTATTGTCATTGCGTCCGACACTTCACCGCAGTCTGATGCCGCGTTTCCGGCCGCGCAGGCCTTGGCTGAACGCACCAACTCCGTCGTGCATGTGGTCAGCGCGGTGATGCCCTTCGCGATGCCCATGTACGCGTTTGATACCATGCCCGTTCCGCTCGAAACCGATCTCGCGGTTCGCGAAGGCCGGGAGGGAATGCTCAAGGCGCAGCAAACCCGACTGATCTCGCCGACCTCGAACTGGCCGGTGATGGTGCGCACCGGAGAGCCGGCGCGCGAGATCGTGGAGTTCGCCCAGGATCACAAGGCCCGCGTCATTGTGGTTGGACGCGGTCGCCATGCGGCTATCCAGCGCGCACTGGGGGGTGAGACTGTGCTGCGACTGCTGCAGCTGGGTGATACACCAGTGCTCGCGGCGGAAGCGAAGCTGACGGCCGCCCCGCGCCGCGTGGTGATCGCCACCGATTTCAGCGAGTTCAGCCTGTACGCGGCGCAAGTCGCGCTGACGCTGGTGGCGTCCGATGCCGTGATCTATCTGGTCCACGTGGCCCCGCCGTTCTCGAAGGCCGATCAGGGATTGCAGGACCGCGCCATTGCCTATCGCAACCAGGCGCTGCATGGATTCTCGCAGCTGCACGAGATGCTCGCGCGCAACGGGTTTTCCGTCGAGGACGTGCTGGTGGAAGGCAATCCGTCGGATGAACTCACCAAGGTCATCCGCGACAAGGACGCCGATCTGGTGGTAACCGCCACGCATGGCTACGGTTTCCTGCGCCGGATGATCCTCGGCAGCGTGGCGGCCGAACTGCTGCGGCACGCCCCATGCTCGGTGTTGTGCGTTCCAGGTTCGGCGCGAACGCTGGCCGCCGCGAGAACGCGGCCGTCAACGACCGCTCACACGCACACCTTCGACATGGCCGTGCTTGACGCGGAACTGAAGGCATTCAGCGACCGGAACACGGGTCGGCCATGCACGGTCGAGATCGATTCCCGCGACCTGGGCGCCCAGATTCTGGGGCATTCCTTGCCGCTGGTTGGCGCCACCTACGATCGGGCGACGCGCCTCGTGTCCCTGATGTTCGGGACATCAGCGCTGACCGGACAGCACCTGACGCACACCATTGCCGAGGTGTCGGCGGTTGATACCAGCACCGGCGGCGATGGGCGCGAGCAGGTGCTGCGCCTGGTGCATACGGACGGTCAAACGCTGGTGTTACTGGAATAG
- a CDS encoding amidohydrolase family protein: MRRSSLITGLFAGLCLATSLVAQPPAGRGGGGGFRGGTTIKDGEACPPGTTEVRPRSCLGPETPAPSILDYRPKSTLVAPATMVKTAKFPAIDFHGHPAGLLATTETLAKLGASLDSLNVRMMIAADNMSGDRLKRVMDTLKVSPKMKDRVRVLAGVNFGNVGPGWAEKAIAQLEADVAAGAVGVGEIGKGFGLSTKKPDGSRLKLDDPELAPFWAACARLKLPVFIHTGDPAEFFKPADLTNERWLEISLFPERRYPQDKFPSFEALVAERNNLFRNNPKTTFVTAHLGWQANDLGTFGKLLTEMPNVYSEVGAVLYDIGRQPRAAHDFFVKFQDRILFGKDSFQPEEYPYYWRVFETRDDYFDYYRDYHAFWKLYGIDLPDVVLKKVYYQNALRLMPAISPAGFPK; this comes from the coding sequence ATGCGCCGCTCGTCCCTGATCACCGGTTTGTTCGCCGGTCTTTGCCTCGCCACTTCGCTGGTCGCACAACCCCCCGCCGGTCGCGGCGGTGGAGGTGGATTTCGCGGCGGCACGACCATCAAGGATGGCGAGGCATGTCCGCCGGGCACCACGGAAGTCCGTCCACGCTCGTGTCTCGGACCCGAGACGCCGGCGCCCAGTATTCTCGACTATCGGCCCAAGTCCACACTCGTGGCACCGGCAACGATGGTGAAGACCGCCAAGTTCCCGGCCATCGACTTTCACGGCCATCCGGCGGGATTGTTGGCCACCACCGAAACGCTCGCCAAGTTGGGCGCGTCGCTGGACAGTCTCAATGTCCGCATGATGATCGCCGCCGATAACATGTCGGGCGATCGCCTCAAGCGCGTGATGGACACGCTCAAGGTCTCCCCGAAGATGAAGGACCGTGTGCGGGTGCTGGCCGGCGTGAACTTCGGCAACGTGGGCCCTGGCTGGGCCGAGAAGGCCATTGCTCAGCTTGAAGCCGATGTCGCGGCCGGTGCCGTTGGTGTCGGCGAGATCGGCAAAGGCTTTGGGTTGAGCACGAAGAAGCCCGATGGCAGCCGACTCAAGTTGGACGACCCGGAACTCGCACCGTTCTGGGCGGCCTGCGCGCGTCTCAAGCTGCCGGTGTTCATCCACACCGGCGATCCGGCGGAGTTCTTCAAGCCGGCCGATCTCACCAACGAGCGGTGGCTCGAGATTTCGTTGTTCCCCGAGCGTCGCTATCCGCAGGACAAGTTCCCCAGCTTCGAAGCCTTGGTGGCCGAGCGCAACAATCTGTTCCGCAACAATCCGAAAACCACGTTCGTGACGGCGCACTTGGGGTGGCAGGCCAACGACCTCGGCACCTTCGGCAAACTCCTCACCGAAATGCCCAACGTGTACAGCGAAGTCGGTGCGGTGCTGTACGACATCGGCCGACAGCCGCGCGCCGCGCATGACTTCTTCGTGAAGTTCCAGGACCGCATTCTGTTCGGGAAGGATTCATTCCAGCCCGAGGAGTATCCGTACTACTGGCGCGTGTTCGAAACGCGTGACGACTACTTCGACTACTATCGCGACTACCACGCCTTCTGGAAGCTGTACGGGATTGACCTGCCCGATGTGGTGCTCAAGAAGGTGTACTACCAGAACGCGCTGCGACTGATGCCGGCGATCTCGCCGGCGGGCTTTCCCAAGTAG